One Lytechinus variegatus isolate NC3 chromosome 14, Lvar_3.0, whole genome shotgun sequence genomic region harbors:
- the LOC121427733 gene encoding RING finger protein 207-like translates to MAEKCESDKVSSSSLNLICPLCLDIFVEATILTSCGHTFCRRCLKKYDLTHQDLDHMVCPLCREITKLYANRVDDLRLNDSINGRVDDYHAKCGGMNAVLEMCQKCTACKSQRDAVSFCRTCNYYMCSECLHCHQHLTVVFEGHEIVSMDDVIEGNVSIGHLFEKCSIHKQENKDMFCEVCKVHVCQKCVLVDHLNHKIKNQVDFEQELRRKVTDLAQRCADKKAELEKNIQNIEIQRHEVHTAVQTLLDDVRQAYSIKAKELEENLRNLTEQINALKHSFDDDLDVLKSKDRQRIKSIYSSSTLVDNDRLGHLETDTLSAHILLCEELDAMLEEVTDHTSAEAIKKKAQEKRFKPADDTRLDIGSISGSDPKMEVIQCVDLRGGMRGMARYSNSTVAIGYGRSARGIDIIDSNGGKQQYSNILALNDMKCYDLVLQRDGALCVSTGTKAHIYSLLGSRKAAIHVRDNRYVLRVNRSPTDEIIITNNGKQIYIYDPTGSTLKHTVQTKHDTEQAFITGSGLIVTSSCFADPCVVTVYDRDGNAGESLQAPECVYLYAAVDEQDRVCVASVDWENSSIVIRLYDLDGLNLKERVEFNALNMTCQDGWCYLVSLSPDMLAFACYEKLYFIKVSL, encoded by the exons ATGGCTGAGAAGTGTGAATCAGACAAAGTTTCAAGCTCTTCACTGAACCTGATATGTCCATTATGTCTTGATATATTTGTCGAGGCAACAATCCTGACTTCATGTGGACACACGTTTTGTAGGCGATGCCTCAAGAAATACGATCTAACCCATCAGGACCTTGATCACATGGTCTGTCCTCTCTGCAGGGAGATAACCAAGTTGTACGCCAACCGTGTCGATGATCTCCGCCTCAATGACTCCATCAACGGACGCGTAGACGATTACCACGCCAAGTGCGGAGGGATGAATGCTGTCCTTGAGATGTGCCAGAAATGCACCGCTTGCAAGTCTCAGAGAGACGCTGTATCATTCTGCAGAACATGTAATTATTACATGTGTAGTGAGTGCTTACATTGTCATCAACATCTTACAGTCGTCTTCGAAGGTCATGAGATTGTATCCatggatgatgtcatcgaaGGGAACGTCAGCATTGGTCATTTATTCGAGAAGTGTTCCATCCACAAACAAGAGAACAAAGATATGTTTTGTGAGGTTTGTAAGGTCCATGTCTGTCAAAAATGTGTACTCGTTGATCATCTTAATCACAAAATCAAGAACCAGGTTGACTTTGAGCAGGAGTTGCGACGGAAG GTGACAGACCTTGCTCAGCGATGTGCTGACAAGAAAGCAGAGCTGGAGAAGAACATTCAGAACATAGAAATACAACGTCATGAGGTACACACTGCAGTGCAGACACTACTAGATGATGTCAGGCAAGCCTACAGCATCAAGGCCAAGGAGCTGGAAGAAAATCTTCGAAATCTCACCGAGCAAATAAATGCCTTAAAGCATAGTTTTGATGACGACCTCGACGTCTTGAAGTCAAAAGATCGACAGAGGATCAAGAGTATTTATAGTTCAAGTACTTTGGTAGATAATGACAGACTAGGTCATCTTGAGACAGACACTTTATCTGCTCATATCTTGCTCTGTGAGGAGCTGGATGCTATGCTGGAAGAGGTTACTGATCACACTTCTGCGGAAGCTATTAAGAAGAAAGCACAGGAGAAGAGGTTCAAACCAGCAGATGATACTCGTCTTGACATCGGGAGCATCTCAGGATCAGATCCCAAGATGGAAGTCATTCAGTGTGTTGATCTACGGGGAGGGATGCGCGGTATGGCACGGTACTCCAATAGCACTGTCGCTATCGGGTATGGGAGGAGTGCACGAGGTATTGATATCATTGATTCAAATGGTGGTAAGCAGCAGTATAGTAACATATTAGCcttaaatgacatgaaatgtTATGATCTGGTTTTGCAACGGGACGGGGCGTTATGCGTGTCGACTGGTACAAAAGCCCACATCTACTCTCTCCTTGGCTCTAGGAAAGCAGCAATCCACGTGAGAGACAATCGATATGTTCTGAGAGTTAACAGAAGTCCTACAgatgaaatcatcattactaacaaTGGAAAACAAATCTATATCTATGACCCGACAGGATCCACTCTTAAACACACTGTTCAAACAAAGCACGATACGGAGCAGGCATTTATCACCGGGTCGGGTTTGATCGTCACGAGTTCATGTTTTGCCGATCCATGTGTGGTGACGGTCTATGACAGGGATGGGAATGCTGGTGAGTCTCTACAAGCTCCAGAGTGTGTCTACCTGTATGCTGCCGTGGATGAGCAGGACAGGGTGTGTGTAGCGAGTGTTGATTGGGAGAATAGTAGCATCGTGATCAGGCTCTATGATCTTGATGGTCTGAACCTGAAGGAAAGAGTTGAGTTCAATGCACTTAATATGACATGCCAAGATGGGTGGTGTTACTTGGTTTCCCTCTCCCCAGACATGCTCGCCTTTGCCTGCTACGAGAAGTTATATTTCATCAAGGTATCACTGTAA